A DNA window from Limanda limanda chromosome 6, fLimLim1.1, whole genome shotgun sequence contains the following coding sequences:
- the nyap2a gene encoding neuronal tyrosine-phosphorylated phosphoinositide-3-kinase adapter 2 has protein sequence MTSQQEVPSITRFFQYVEDCGLRTYDGLVIQNASDIARESDRIRNQTNWTYLQEKHQKKRWQQETIKRIGEDVAMATDVSYSGRHYRMGFMTLPAPQDRLPPPSQGFTVRSQSLHSVGGGEDESNHNRKQPPPKPRRDPNTKLSSSSEMVNGGSGLIRRDQQETKEMMEQLEAQCPVYTDDFKKMPPPKPKRNPNTQLSTSFDESYIHNHGKKKSSLRWCESSSQSQSPVSRDMDDDEPVYIEMVGNILGELKGQEVVEDDQSESVYEEMKYPMLEDFVQDTPSVIMDPDAWSHESFCDIPPPFPNLLTHRPPLLVFPPAPAQCSPNSDESPLTPLDVTRLPMIEPVSYSKSSGPESPQKSSHHRKDRDRDRDLSSNHTITSSGRSSAPPLPSNFYKSSGSAQDGHGYPRSQSACPSPVSMGRSLTPLSLKRPPPYDTLITGGSIPRSSSSSSSHKAGGSRSKLSNSSSSHGSMQNVSIRTPTSPSDELNNVFTSGRQVVKRSSGSRRSREGEEYRSLPRCDSKDKERPSSPHSSRMGRSSVSPTMMLSGGGVGGESKSVCKLGRSASTSGVPSPGTTLQRHLHEAHHPALRQMPWLCGDATMMEMIEKKQVLCREIKARQRPEKNLCKQDSMPILPSWKKKHPPPYSAPAAVTTAGQTSTVFWDTAI, from the exons ATGACATCTCAGCAGGAGGTGCCTTCCATCACCAGGTTTTTCCAGTATGTGGAGGACTGTGGACTTCGAACCTACGATGGTTTGGTGATACAAAATGCCTCGGACATTGCCAGAGAAAGTGACCGTATTCGTAATCAGACCAACTGGACCTATCTGCAGGAAAAACACCAAAAGAAGAGATGGCAGCAAGAAACCATCAAGAG GATTGGGGAAGATGTTGCGATGGCAACAGACGTGTCATACTCAGGACGACATTACAGGATGGGTTTCATGACTTTGCCAGCACCACAAGACCGATTACCCCCTCCAAGTCAGGGCTTCACAGTCCGATCCCAGTCCCTCCACTCTGTGggcggaggagaggacgagTCCAACCACAACCGAAAACAACCCCCACCCAAACCGAGGAGAGACCCCAACACCAAactgagcagcagctctgagaTGGTGAATGGAGGCTCTGGACTCATCAGGAGAGATCAACAAGAGACCAAAGAGAtgatggagcagctggagg CTCAATGCCCTGTCTACACTGATGACTTCAAGAAGATGCCTCCACCTAAACCTAAGAGGAACCCAAACACTCAACTCAGCACCTCCTTTGACGAGTCCTACATCCATAACCACGGCAAAAAGAAGTCTTCTTTGAGGTGGTGTGAATCTTCATCCCAGAGTCAGAGTCCAGTATCAAGGGACATGGACGACGACGAGCCAGTTTATATTGAGATGGTGGGAAACATCCTTGGCGAGTTGAAAGGTCAGGAAGTGGTGGAGGATGATCAGAGTGAGTCTGTATATGAGGAGATGAAATATCCGATGTTGGAGGATTTTGTGCAGGACACTCCCTCTGTCATCATGGATCCTGATGCCTGGTCCCATGAATCTTTCTGCGACATCCCTCCACCCTTCCCGAATCTCCTGACACATCGTCCACCCTTGCTCGTCTTCCCCCCTGCCCCAGCTCAGTGCTCCCCCAACTCTGATGAGTCTCCCCTTACACCATTAGATGTTACCCGGCTTCCCATGATAGAACCAGTCTCCTACAGCAAATCAAGTGGTCCTGAATCCCCTCAGAAATCAAGCCACCACCGCAAAGACAGAGATCGAGACAGAGACCTCTCCTCCAACCACACCATCACATCCTCTGGCCGatcatcagctcctcctctcccgTCAAACTTCTACAAGTCATCCGGCTCAGCCCAAGATGGTCATGGTTACCCCCGTAGCCAATCAGCATGTCCATCTCCGGTCAGCATGGGTCGCTCTTTGACCCCTCTGAGCCTGAAGAGGCCACCGCCATATGACACATTGATAACTGGCGGAAGTATACCTcgctcttcatcttcatcatcctcacacAAAGCAGGGGGAAGCAGATCTAAACTTAGTAACTCCTCCTCCAGCCATGGTTCCATGCAGAATGTTTCAATAAGGACTCCAACAAGCCCATCGGACGAACTTAACAATGTGTTTACGTCAGGTCGACAGGTGGTGAAGAGAAGttcaggaagcaggaggagcagagagggtgAAG AATACAGGTCTCTGCCTCGATGTGACAGTAAAGACAAAGAGCGACCATCCAGTCCACATTCGAGCAGGATGGGCAGGTCGTCTGTCAGCCCCACCATGATGCTGTCTGGAGGCGGAGTCGGAGGAG AATCAAAGTCTGTTTGTAAACTGGGCCGTTCAGCCTCGACGTCGGGAGTTCCTTCACCTGGAACGACACTACAACGTCACCTGCACGAAGCGCATCACCCTGCCCTTAGACAG ATGCCGTGGCTCTGCGGCGACGCCACCATGATGGAGATGATCGAAAAGAAACAGGTTCTGTGTCGAGAGATTAAAGCTCGTCAGCGGCCcgagaaaaatctgtgtaaacaAGATAGTATGCCCATCCTGCCCAGCTGGAAGAAGAAACACCCACCGCCATATTCAGCCCCTGCCGCTGTTACCACCGCTGGACAGACCAGCACCGTATTTTGGGACACCGCCATTTGA